In Vespula vulgaris chromosome 7, iyVesVulg1.1, whole genome shotgun sequence, a single window of DNA contains:
- the LOC127065385 gene encoding uncharacterized protein LOC127065385, translating to MTDNHTDPMSRLLKLANKVNCFYLSGFHAGECRAFVVDGQQVGLVRPDVMKELLNHPQVFQVHPEYVQLNPAFRDYAERSARVEEVLRKWKADEKFITLHGWREEYYEVRAQFNTQPLFKMDRSATCLFGIRKYGVDINGYVMDPIKGLSIWLQKRSPNKQTWPGYWDNMVSGGLSVGFGINETAIKEAGEEASIPNNLIEKLKNVGCVSLFFESERGLFPNTEFVFDLELPPDFVPSNSDGEVETFELLPVNECLERIASTNFKTTSVPVVLDFLIRHGYITAENEPNFIQIMELLHVPLQTMYNHPLKRCKITANGEATEALGKV from the exons ATGACGGATAATCATACGGATCCAATGTCACGTTTATTGAAACTTGCGAATAAAGTCAATTGCTTTTATCTGTCAG GGTTCCATGCAGGCGAATGCAGAGCCTTTGTCGTAGATGGACAGCAAGTAGGTCTTGTTAGGCCAGATGTgatgaaagaattattaaatcatccacaa gtATTTCAAGTACATCCGGAATATGTACAATTAAATCCTGCATTTCGAGATTATGCAGAAAGAAGTGCTCGTGTGGAAGAAGTATTACGAAAGTGGAAGgccgatgaaaaatttattacattacatGGTTGGAGAGAAGAATATTATGAAGTTCGTGCTCAGTTTAATACACAACCTTTATTTAAAATGGATCGGTCTGCAACGT GTCTATTTGGAATTCGTAAATATGGTGTTGATATAAATGGATATGTTATGGATCCTATAAAAGGATTGTCAATATGGTTACAAAAGCGTAGTCCTAATAAGCAAACATGGCCAGGATATTGGGATAATATGGTCAGTGGTGGATTAAGTGTTGGTTTTGGTATTAATGAAACTGCTATAAAAGAAGCCGGAGAAGAAGCCAGTATCCCTAATAatcttattgaaaaattaaaaaatgttggaTGTGTTTCATTATTCTTCGAAAGTGAAAGAGGATTGTTTCCCAATACAGAATTTGTTTTTGATCTTGAATTGCCACCAGATTTTGTCCCAAGTAATAGTGATGGAGAAGTAGAGACTTTTGAATTGCTTCCAGTAAATGAATGTTTAGAAAGGATAGCttctacaaattttaaaaCTACGTCAGTACCAGTGGTACTTGACTTTTTAATTAGACATGGATACATCACTGCAGAGAATG AGCCTAACTTCATACAAATTATGGAACTCCTTCATGTTCCACTGCAAACCATGTACAATCATCCTTTAAAAAGATGTAAAATTACTGCCAATGGAGAAGCAACTGAAGCTCTAGGAAAAGTTTAG